The sequence below is a genomic window from Acetivibrio clariflavus DSM 19732.
TAAAGAACGAGCAAGTCAAGAGTGGAAAAATGGAGAGATGAAGAGATTTCATGGATTAAGCCGTGCCCGAGGGTACGGCTTAAGAAGCATGTCAATGCAATCAAAATTAACAGCATTGGCAGTAAATTTAAAGAGGATAGCCCAACTGGTATCCTCTTTAAGTAAAAATAATCATTATTTTTTGCTTTTGAAAATTAGAATTAAATGTTTTCGGCTGTATAAAACTGTAAAAGTGGCTTAAAAAACCCTACTTTTTCAGTGGTTTCTCATCTCCTTACGTACCCATTACCTTTATGAATCTACTTTTTGCCGACCAGCAAAAGGGAGTGATAAAGGTGGCGTAGAAAATGCAGGTAGAGAGGCTGTCCGAAGGTTTTTCGTTCCCTACCCTGAGGTTGATTCCTTTGAGGAATTGAATGAATATCTGCATAAAGAATGTGTTAAACTTTTGGAAAATAATCCGAAATGGGAAGCTGAACAGGCTGCATTGAGGCCATTGCCATCGGTAAGGTTTGATGGTGCAAGGTATAAAGAGGCAAAGGTAAATCGCTATTCTATGGTGCAGTTTGAAACAAACCGATACTCTGTTCCCACGGTATATGTGGGAGAGAAAGTCACTGTTAGAGCAACAGCAAATGAAGTAAAAATACTATACAAAGGAGCAATAATAGCGAGCCATCCCAGGATATATGGCCGGAATCAGGAGCATATAACACTGGATCACTATCTGGAACTACTACTGCAAAAATCCCGTGCATTAGACAACACAAAAGTATACAAGCCCCAAACTATGGCACCTATTTATGAACAATATCGCCGGATCTTAAATGCCAGAAGTCCAAAAGGTAACCGAGAATTTGTAAGAATACTTATGCTGCACAGGGATTATCCGCCTGCGTTAGTGACAGAAGCCGTTGAAACTGCTATGGCATACAATGTATATGGTTATGACGGTGTATTGAACATATTGGGGCAGCTATTAGTTTCAAATAGGCCTAAGATGAATCCTGTCAGTAAAGACAAGCTTAATAATATCCCCGAGGTAGTTGTAATTCCCCCTGATCTTAGCAAATATAAAATTCTCATGTCAGGAGGTGGACAATAATGCCGGTTAACAAAATGTTAATCGAAGCTTATTTGAAAAAGCTGAAAATGCCTCAGGCTGCAAAAACCTATGAATCCTTAGCAAGAGAAGCAGCGGACAATAATCTGGATTATGAAGAATACCTGTTGTGCGTACTAGAGCAGGAAGTACACCAACGGGAAAATAATCGTATCCAGAGAGGAATACGACAAGCAAGCTTTCCAGTAATCAAAACCCTTGAGAGCTTTGACTTTCTTGCTATACCATCCCTGAACAAACCAAAGGTACTTAAACTTATGAAGGGAGAATATATCCGAAGAAAAGAAAATGTCCTGTTGATAGGCAACTCTGGAGTTGGTAAAACCCATATTGCAATTGCTCTTGGTTATAAGGCGTGCCGACAGGGCATGAAAGTAAAGTTCTACACTGCAGCCGGTTTAATTAATGAACTGCTTGCAGCTCAGCAGGAATATCGTCTCAATAAACTTGAAAAACAATGGCTGGCACCGCATTTAGTGATTTTAGATGAATTAGGCTATGTACCTTTCAGTAAAGTCGGGGCAGAATTGCTCTTTCAGTTTTGTTCTTCCCGATATGAGAGAGGCAGCCTGATTATAACAACAAACTTAGAATTTCCAAAATGGACGGAGGTGTTAGGCGATGAACAAATGACAGCTGCCTTGCTTGACCGTTTGACCCATAATGCACACATACTGAACATTAATGGGGAAAGCTACAGGTTTAAGCAGG
It includes:
- the istB gene encoding IS21-like element ISCth9 family helper ATPase IstB, whose product is MPVNKMLIEAYLKKLKMPQAAKTYESLAREAADNNLDYEEYLLCVLEQEVHQRENNRIQRGIRQASFPVIKTLESFDFLAIPSLNKPKVLKLMKGEYIRRKENVLLIGNSGVGKTHIAIALGYKACRQGMKVKFYTAAGLINELLAAQQEYRLNKLEKQWLAPHLVILDELGYVPFSKVGAELLFQFCSSRYERGSLIITTNLEFPKWTEVLGDEQMTAALLDRLTHNAHILNINGESYRFKQALSKQPDVI